Proteins encoded together in one Streptomyces umbrinus window:
- a CDS encoding triphosphoribosyl-dephospho-CoA synthase, with protein MSSREDETLAHAAVTALTGHLALAPKPGLPDPRDLAARATGEDHCSLRWSAKALAPGLAAMAAAARRTGSATPELRAELGAIGRSTEHSVTLAGGGHRGALWVLGLLVAAAALEPRATGRDLAATAKRIAAHPDRRAPRRPSRGSSVSAQYGAAGARGEARAGFPHVRRALDALATARSAGVPEPYARLDALMTVMSTLQDTELLYTAGPHGLRHVQAGARGVLAAGSTSTEAGRAALAAFDDDLHARAWSPRGSSGLLAGALFVDSLPVTVSSPVLAA; from the coding sequence ATGAGCAGCCGTGAGGACGAGACGCTGGCCCACGCCGCCGTGACCGCCCTGACCGGGCACCTGGCGCTGGCCCCCAAGCCCGGACTGCCCGACCCGCGTGACCTCGCCGCCCGCGCGACCGGCGAGGACCACTGCTCGCTGCGCTGGTCGGCCAAGGCGCTGGCCCCGGGCCTCGCGGCCATGGCGGCGGCCGCCCGCCGCACCGGCTCGGCGACACCGGAACTGAGGGCGGAGCTCGGCGCGATAGGGCGCTCCACCGAGCACTCGGTGACCCTGGCGGGCGGTGGCCACCGCGGAGCCCTGTGGGTGCTCGGCCTGCTGGTCGCCGCGGCGGCCCTGGAACCCCGCGCCACCGGGCGCGACCTGGCCGCGACCGCCAAGCGGATCGCGGCGCACCCCGACCGGCGGGCGCCGCGCCGCCCCTCCCGCGGCTCGTCGGTCTCCGCCCAGTACGGCGCGGCCGGCGCGAGGGGCGAGGCCAGGGCCGGATTCCCGCACGTAAGGCGGGCGTTGGACGCACTGGCCACGGCCCGCTCGGCCGGCGTCCCCGAGCCGTACGCCCGGCTCGACGCCCTGATGACCGTGATGTCGACGCTCCAGGACACGGAGTTGCTCTACACAGCGGGCCCGCACGGCCTGCGGCACGTCCAGGCGGGCGCCCGCGGGGTCCTGGCTGCGGGGAGCACGTCCACGGAGGCGGGCCGCGCGGCGCTGGCCGCCTTCGACGACGACCTCCACGCGCGCGCGTGGAGCCCCCGCGGAAGCAGCGGGCTGCTCGCGGGGGCCCTGTTCGTGGACTCGCTGCCGGTGACGGTCAGTTCACCGGTACTGGCCGCCTGA
- a CDS encoding ATP-binding protein has protein sequence MSIWWSLHLRREAASVPLARRLLLGTMESAGVDPDISYDLSVALSEACANAVEHGGESVHGESGEAYRVTAYLDGETCRIEVADSGPGFPSGRGRAPVRPAHSDAENGRGLCLIQELADHVHIGNKPGRGGAVVSFDKMLKWREDTPLMATP, from the coding sequence ATGAGCATCTGGTGGTCCCTCCATCTCCGGCGTGAAGCGGCGAGCGTGCCGCTCGCCCGGCGCCTGCTGCTCGGCACGATGGAGTCGGCAGGGGTGGATCCCGACATCTCCTACGACCTCTCCGTCGCGCTGAGCGAGGCCTGCGCCAACGCCGTCGAGCACGGGGGCGAGTCCGTCCACGGGGAGTCCGGCGAGGCCTACCGGGTCACGGCCTACCTGGACGGCGAGACGTGCCGCATCGAAGTGGCCGACTCCGGACCGGGGTTCCCCTCGGGACGGGGACGCGCCCCGGTCCGCCCCGCCCACAGCGACGCCGAGAACGGCCGGGGCCTCTGTCTGATCCAGGAGCTCGCCGACCACGTCCACATCGGCAACAAGCCGGGCCGGGGCGGCGCGGTGGTCAGCTTCGACAAGATGCTCAAGTGGCGCGAGGACACGCCGCTGATGGCCACCCCCTAG
- the efeB gene encoding iron uptake transporter deferrochelatase/peroxidase subunit has product MAEQSTPETSSPGAPAEGAPGQGGVPQKATAPKAAPKGASSENAPPREADSQKAPSKGVISRRRLLGTAGATGLALGAAGGAAGYAAAPSADQTALLNSLGADEVMFHGKHQPGITTALQARGHLVAFDLAAGAGRKEAAALLRRWSTTTQRLMAGEASASADTDVARDAGPSSLTVTFGFGHSFFARTGLEKQRPIALDPLPDFSSDHLDKARSNGDLWVQIGSNDALVAFHALRAIQKDAGQAAKVRWQMNGFNRSPGATSQPMTARNLMGQIDGTRNPKPSESDFDRRIFVPDAGDPSWMAGGSYAVVRRIRMLLDDWEQLSVKAQEDVIGRRKTTGAPLSGGTETSEMDLEKTDAAGGLVVPINAHSRITRPDENGGAAMLRRPFSFHDGIDADGVPDAGLLFVCWQADPLRGFVPVQRKLDRGDALSTFIRHESSGLFAVPGGAAEGEYVGQKLLEG; this is encoded by the coding sequence ATGGCTGAACAGTCCACTCCGGAGACGTCCTCCCCGGGTGCCCCCGCCGAAGGGGCACCCGGTCAGGGAGGCGTCCCCCAGAAGGCCACTGCCCCGAAGGCCGCTCCCAAGGGGGCCTCTTCCGAAAATGCCCCTCCTAGGGAGGCCGATTCCCAAAAGGCCCCCTCCAAGGGCGTCATTTCGCGGCGCCGCCTGCTCGGTACCGCCGGTGCCACCGGCCTCGCGCTCGGCGCCGCGGGCGGGGCCGCCGGATACGCCGCCGCGCCCTCCGCCGACCAGACCGCGCTCCTCAACTCGCTCGGCGCGGACGAGGTGATGTTTCACGGGAAACATCAGCCCGGCATCACGACCGCCCTGCAGGCCCGCGGCCACCTCGTCGCGTTCGATCTCGCGGCGGGCGCGGGCCGCAAGGAGGCGGCCGCCCTGCTGCGGCGCTGGTCGACGACGACCCAGCGGCTGATGGCGGGCGAAGCGTCCGCGAGCGCCGACACGGACGTGGCGCGCGACGCCGGACCCTCGTCCCTCACGGTCACCTTCGGCTTCGGCCACAGCTTCTTCGCCCGTACGGGACTGGAGAAGCAGCGGCCGATCGCCCTCGACCCGCTGCCCGACTTCTCCTCGGACCACCTGGACAAGGCGCGCAGCAACGGCGACCTGTGGGTGCAGATCGGCTCGAACGACGCCCTCGTCGCCTTCCATGCCCTGCGCGCGATCCAGAAGGACGCGGGACAGGCGGCGAAGGTGCGCTGGCAGATGAACGGCTTCAACCGCTCGCCGGGAGCCACCTCCCAGCCCATGACGGCCCGCAACCTGATGGGGCAGATCGACGGCACACGCAATCCCAAGCCGTCGGAGTCCGACTTCGACCGGCGGATCTTCGTGCCCGACGCGGGCGACCCGTCGTGGATGGCAGGCGGCTCGTACGCTGTCGTACGCCGTATCCGCATGCTCCTCGACGACTGGGAGCAGCTCTCGGTCAAGGCGCAGGAGGACGTGATCGGGCGGCGGAAGACCACCGGGGCGCCGCTCTCCGGCGGCACCGAGACGTCCGAGATGGACCTGGAGAAGACCGACGCCGCTGGCGGGCTCGTCGTCCCCATCAACGCCCATTCCCGTATCACCCGGCCCGACGAGAACGGCGGTGCCGCGATGCTGCGCAGGCCGTTCTCCTTCCACGACGGCATCGACGCGGACGGGGTCCCGGACGCGGGCCTGCTCTTCGTCTGCTGGCAGGCCGACCCGCTGCGCGGCTTCGTACCGGTGCAGCGCAAGCTCGACCGCGGTGACGCGCTGTCCACGTTCATCCGGCACGAGTCGAGCGGCCTGTTCGCGGTGCCGGGCGGGGCGGCGGAAGGGGAGTACGTGGGGCAGAAGTTGCTGGAGGGGTGA
- a CDS encoding SCO family protein, with protein MRKKTYAAAALFAAAALTLSACGSGDDADNAVAEVSEEAGSDKAATVLDKPFEKPDLVLTDTHGKQYDLRKETKGKPTLIYFGYTNCPDVCPLTMNNIAVAEKQLAQNKQVTQAEKDSLRIVFVTTDPERDTSAALGKWLKGIDPDVVGLTGSFATIQGGARTLGISIEAPKKDKTGKVVSMHGTQVIAFSPKTDGGYVLYGEDATVDDYTKDLPKLIKGEKP; from the coding sequence ATGCGCAAGAAGACGTACGCCGCGGCCGCGCTGTTCGCCGCGGCCGCCCTGACCCTTTCCGCCTGCGGCAGCGGTGACGACGCCGACAACGCGGTCGCCGAGGTCTCCGAGGAGGCAGGCTCCGACAAGGCCGCGACGGTCCTCGACAAACCGTTCGAAAAGCCGGACCTCGTCCTCACCGACACCCACGGCAAGCAGTACGACCTCCGCAAGGAGACCAAGGGCAAGCCGACACTGATCTACTTCGGCTACACCAACTGCCCCGACGTCTGCCCGCTGACGATGAACAACATCGCCGTCGCCGAGAAGCAGCTCGCCCAGAACAAACAGGTGACGCAGGCCGAGAAGGACTCGCTCCGCATCGTGTTCGTCACCACCGACCCCGAGCGGGACACCTCCGCCGCGCTCGGCAAGTGGCTCAAGGGCATCGACCCCGATGTCGTCGGCCTGACCGGCTCCTTCGCCACGATCCAGGGCGGCGCCCGGACGCTCGGCATCTCCATCGAGGCGCCGAAGAAGGACAAGACCGGCAAGGTCGTCTCGATGCACGGCACCCAGGTCATCGCCTTCTCCCCGAAGACCGACGGCGGTTACGTGCTGTACGGCGAGGACGCCACCGTCGACGACTACACCAAGGACCTCCCCAAGCTGATCAAGGGCGAGAAGCCGTGA
- a CDS encoding intradiol ring-cleavage dioxygenase: MTGTHKDTTITRRRAIAVTGGTVAAGGLAIAGYQSAFADETTATATETTATETVAASASAGSSSGTCVLMSSVTEGPYYLDGALVRKDITEGKSGVPLTLRITVQDTTESCAPVAGAAVEIWHCDAWGYYSGYTTANPGGSAPAESEDGSTADDKTYLRGYQVANANGVVKFETIVPGWYTPRTCHIHVKVHTGGEKEDGTYEGGKVNFTGQLFFDDAVAEQIFELEPYSRHTGTWTKLDDDMVYDGGGASSGLLTLKPVHKKDPSKGYKGSITLGIDPDTENTGAGSGGGGGTPPSGAPGDAPSDAPSASASSTESSS, translated from the coding sequence ATGACGGGAACACACAAAGACACGACGATCACCCGGCGCCGCGCGATCGCGGTCACCGGTGGCACGGTCGCGGCCGGCGGGCTCGCGATCGCGGGATACCAGTCCGCCTTCGCCGACGAGACGACCGCCACGGCCACGGAGACGACGGCCACGGAGACGGTCGCCGCGAGCGCGTCCGCCGGTTCGAGCAGCGGCACCTGTGTCCTCATGTCCAGTGTCACGGAGGGCCCGTACTACCTGGACGGCGCTCTCGTGCGGAAGGACATCACCGAGGGCAAGAGCGGTGTCCCGCTGACGCTGCGCATCACCGTGCAGGACACCACCGAGTCGTGCGCCCCGGTGGCCGGCGCGGCCGTGGAGATCTGGCACTGCGACGCCTGGGGCTACTACTCCGGCTACACGACCGCCAACCCCGGCGGCTCGGCGCCCGCCGAGAGCGAGGACGGCTCGACAGCCGACGACAAGACGTACCTGCGCGGCTACCAGGTCGCCAACGCCAACGGGGTCGTCAAGTTCGAGACGATCGTCCCCGGCTGGTACACGCCGCGGACCTGCCACATCCACGTGAAGGTGCACACCGGCGGCGAGAAGGAGGACGGCACCTACGAGGGCGGCAAGGTCAACTTCACCGGCCAGCTCTTCTTCGACGACGCCGTCGCCGAGCAGATCTTCGAGCTGGAGCCGTACTCGCGGCACACCGGCACCTGGACCAAGCTCGACGACGACATGGTCTACGACGGCGGAGGCGCCTCCAGCGGCCTGCTCACCCTGAAGCCCGTCCACAAGAAGGACCCCTCCAAGGGCTACAAGGGATCCATCACCCTCGGCATCGACCCGGACACCGAGAACACGGGCGCGGGCAGCGGTGGTGGTGGCGGGACGCCCCCGAGCGGCGCGCCCGGCGATGCGCCGAGCGACGCCCCGAGCGCGTCGGCCTCCTCCACCGAATCCTCCTCGTAA
- the pheA gene encoding prephenate dehydratase, giving the protein MPASYAYLGPEGTFTEVALRTLPESATRQLIPMVSVPAALDAVRAGEAEAAFVPIENSVEGGITTTVDELAVGEPLMIYREVLLSITFALLVRPGTKLSEIKTVSAHPAAQPQVRNWMKNNLPDVIWESAASNADGARLVQEGRYDAAFAGEFAAERYGLKALETGIHDAENAQTRFVLVGRPARPAAPTGADKTSVVIWQRDDHPGALLELLQEFAVRGVNLMLLQSRPTGEGIGNYCFAIDAEGHIADRRVGEALMGLKRICPQVRFLGSYPQADVDPKDVRAPRAGTSDTEFAAASDWLARCQDGRF; this is encoded by the coding sequence ATGCCAGCCAGCTACGCGTATCTCGGCCCCGAGGGCACCTTCACCGAAGTCGCCCTGCGGACTCTTCCGGAGTCGGCCACCCGGCAGCTCATCCCGATGGTGTCCGTGCCCGCCGCGCTCGACGCGGTCCGGGCCGGCGAGGCCGAGGCCGCGTTCGTACCGATCGAGAACTCCGTCGAGGGCGGCATCACCACCACCGTCGACGAACTGGCCGTCGGCGAACCGCTGATGATCTACCGCGAGGTCCTTCTCTCGATCACCTTCGCGCTGCTGGTCCGCCCGGGCACGAAGCTCTCGGAGATCAAGACGGTCAGCGCACATCCGGCCGCGCAGCCGCAGGTCCGCAACTGGATGAAGAACAACCTCCCGGACGTCATCTGGGAGTCGGCGGCCTCCAACGCGGACGGCGCCCGCCTGGTGCAGGAGGGGCGCTACGACGCGGCCTTCGCGGGCGAGTTCGCGGCGGAACGGTACGGCCTCAAGGCCCTGGAGACCGGGATCCACGACGCGGAGAACGCGCAGACCCGGTTCGTCCTGGTGGGCAGGCCCGCCCGGCCCGCGGCGCCGACCGGCGCGGACAAGACCTCCGTGGTCATCTGGCAGCGCGACGACCACCCGGGTGCGCTGCTCGAACTCCTCCAGGAGTTCGCCGTCCGCGGGGTCAACCTGATGCTGCTGCAGTCCCGGCCGACCGGCGAGGGCATCGGCAACTACTGCTTCGCCATCGACGCCGAGGGACACATCGCGGACCGCCGCGTCGGCGAGGCGCTGATGGGCCTCAAGCGGATCTGTCCGCAGGTACGGTTCCTCGGTTCCTATCCGCAGGCCGACGTCGACCCCAAGGACGTACGTGCGCCGCGGGCCGGTACGTCCGACACCGAGTTCGCGGCGGCCTCGGACTGGCTGGCGCGCTGCCAGGACGGCCGGTTCTAG
- a CDS encoding MFS transporter produces the protein MTNRVAPAGAPAKTSRVIPPAGPQRVLALAQLSNSVGDGAYYVTSALYFTHVVGLAPARVGLGLTVAWAVGSLVGVPLGRLTDRRGPRGTAVLLALATSVAVASFLVVRGFVPFVLAACVYASAQSGLAAARQALLAGLVSREERTGLLAHLQSTLNAGLAVGAGLGGLALHLGTREAYLGVFALDSVSFLLCAAVLLRLPVVKAVSARVADEKGRGDALGVLRDRPYALVTLLNTVLLLRMPLLSLGIPLWISERTEAPTWLVSALFVLNTGAVMLFQVRMARGVRGPASATRAVRRSGLVMLASCAVFALSAGVSPWMAVGVLTVGAVLQVVAEMQQSAGSWQLSFDLAPADRVGEYQGFFGTGVTVARTAGPLVLTSLLVGWGTPGWLLLGGLMLAASYAMGPAVRWATDSRPAAAPMVRRPVPVN, from the coding sequence ATGACGAACCGAGTCGCACCCGCCGGAGCCCCCGCGAAGACGAGCCGCGTGATCCCGCCCGCGGGTCCGCAGCGCGTTCTGGCCCTGGCCCAGTTGAGCAACTCCGTCGGGGACGGTGCCTACTACGTCACGTCCGCCCTCTACTTCACCCACGTCGTCGGGCTCGCCCCCGCGCGCGTGGGGCTCGGACTCACGGTCGCGTGGGCGGTCGGTTCGCTGGTGGGCGTGCCCCTTGGGCGGCTCACCGACCGGCGCGGGCCGCGCGGCACGGCGGTACTGCTGGCGCTCGCGACGAGCGTCGCGGTGGCGTCCTTCCTCGTCGTACGCGGCTTCGTGCCGTTCGTGCTGGCGGCGTGCGTGTACGCCTCCGCGCAGTCGGGGCTCGCGGCGGCCCGGCAGGCGCTGCTGGCCGGGCTGGTGTCCCGGGAGGAGCGGACGGGGCTGCTCGCGCACCTCCAGTCGACGCTCAACGCCGGTCTCGCGGTGGGGGCGGGGCTCGGCGGACTCGCGCTGCACCTGGGCACGCGGGAGGCCTACCTCGGGGTGTTCGCGCTGGACTCGGTGAGCTTCCTGCTGTGCGCGGCGGTGCTGCTGCGGCTGCCCGTCGTGAAGGCGGTGTCCGCGCGCGTGGCCGACGAAAAGGGGCGCGGCGACGCCCTCGGAGTGCTGCGCGATCGCCCGTACGCCCTGGTGACGCTCCTCAACACCGTGCTGTTGCTGCGGATGCCGCTGCTGAGCCTGGGCATCCCGCTGTGGATCTCCGAGCGGACCGAAGCCCCGACCTGGCTGGTGTCCGCGCTGTTCGTGCTCAACACCGGTGCGGTGATGCTCTTCCAGGTACGGATGGCACGCGGGGTTCGGGGGCCGGCGTCGGCCACGCGCGCGGTGCGGCGTTCGGGGCTCGTGATGCTGGCGTCGTGCGCGGTGTTCGCGCTGTCGGCGGGGGTCTCGCCCTGGATGGCGGTGGGCGTGCTGACGGTCGGCGCGGTGCTCCAGGTCGTCGCCGAGATGCAGCAGTCGGCGGGTTCCTGGCAGCTGTCGTTCGACCTCGCCCCCGCCGACCGGGTGGGCGAGTACCAGGGCTTCTTCGGTACGGGCGTGACGGTGGCGCGGACCGCGGGGCCGCTGGTCCTGACGTCGCTGCTCGTGGGGTGGGGGACGCCCGGGTGGCTGCTCCTCGGCGGCCTGATGCTGGCGGCCTCGTACGCGATGGGTCCTGCCGTGCGGTGGGCGACGGACAGCCGGCCCGCCGCCGCACCGATGGTCAGGCGGCCAGTACCGGTGAACTGA
- a CDS encoding copper chaperone PCu(A)C, with amino-acid sequence MSTSTGASAAALVVAAALALAGCGDSDSDSSEPELSVAAIYMPQPVSDSMAAGFLIVANAGGADDRLSSVTSDVAGEVTLHTTSGQSMTEVKNLDVPGHGKLVLESGGNHLMFEKLKRKPKEGDKVSLELHFTKSGPMKVEMPVKSPTYRPTATTKSSMQSSSTSHH; translated from the coding sequence GTGTCCACGTCCACGGGGGCCTCGGCGGCTGCCCTCGTCGTGGCCGCCGCCCTGGCCCTGGCGGGCTGCGGCGACTCGGACTCGGACTCCTCGGAACCCGAACTGTCCGTCGCCGCGATCTACATGCCGCAGCCGGTCTCGGACTCCATGGCGGCCGGTTTCCTGATCGTCGCCAACGCCGGCGGAGCCGACGACAGGCTGTCCTCCGTCACCAGCGACGTCGCCGGCGAGGTCACCCTCCACACGACGTCCGGGCAGTCGATGACCGAGGTCAAGAACCTCGACGTCCCCGGTCACGGGAAGCTCGTCCTGGAGAGCGGCGGCAACCACCTCATGTTCGAGAAGCTGAAGCGCAAGCCGAAGGAGGGCGACAAGGTGTCCCTGGAGCTGCACTTCACCAAGTCCGGGCCGATGAAGGTCGAGATGCCGGTGAAGTCCCCCACCTACCGGCCCACGGCGACCACCAAATCGTCCATGCAGTCGTCCTCGACGTCTCACCACTGA
- a CDS encoding YcnI family copper-binding membrane protein, translating into MKASRIAATGAVAASAVLVLSGPAFAHVSVQPEGTAAKGGYATVNFKVPNERDKASTTKLEVNFPADHPLASVMPQAVDGWTVKVTKSKLDKPLELHGEKINEAVTKVTWTADGKGIQPGYFQKFPLSIGALPEDTDELVFKAIQTYSNKEVVRWIETSTKGAEEPESPAPVLALSAAEGDHHGSASSASDDSAEADDAKAAANTSTTEAASSDSSDTTARVLGVVGIVVGVAGVAFGVLAGRRRTTA; encoded by the coding sequence ATGAAGGCTTCCCGTATCGCCGCGACCGGTGCCGTCGCCGCCTCCGCCGTCCTAGTCCTGTCCGGCCCCGCGTTCGCGCACGTCAGCGTGCAGCCCGAGGGCACGGCCGCCAAGGGTGGCTACGCGACCGTCAACTTCAAGGTGCCGAACGAGCGCGACAAGGCCTCGACCACCAAGCTCGAAGTGAACTTCCCGGCCGACCACCCGCTCGCCTCGGTGATGCCGCAGGCCGTCGACGGCTGGACCGTCAAGGTCACCAAGTCCAAGCTCGACAAGCCGCTCGAACTGCACGGCGAGAAGATCAACGAGGCCGTCACCAAGGTCACCTGGACCGCCGACGGCAAGGGCATCCAGCCCGGCTACTTCCAGAAGTTCCCGCTCTCCATCGGCGCGCTGCCCGAGGACACCGACGAGCTGGTGTTCAAGGCGATCCAGACGTACTCCAACAAGGAGGTCGTGCGCTGGATCGAGACCTCGACGAAGGGCGCGGAGGAGCCCGAGTCGCCGGCTCCGGTGCTCGCCCTGTCCGCCGCCGAGGGCGACCACCACGGATCCGCCTCCTCCGCCTCCGACGACTCTGCGGAGGCCGACGACGCGAAGGCCGCCGCCAACACCTCGACCACCGAGGCCGCCTCCTCCGACAGCAGCGACACCACGGCCCGTGTACTGGGCGTCGTGGGCATCGTCGTCGGCGTGGCGGGCGTGGCGTTCGGCGTGCTCGCCGGTCGTCGGCGTACCACCGCGTAA
- a CDS encoding copper resistance CopC/CopD family protein produces MSQTIAPRVRTLLLLLLAVTGALLAGSAPVSAHAALTASDPQQGSVVKEAPAQVSLTFSEGVAMSDGSVRVLDPKGKRVDTGKTSEQGTNTYSVKLHSGLPDGTFTVTYQVVSADSHPVSGAFTFSIGAPSTTSVSVSDQEAGGGVVGGLYGFARYLSYAGFILLVGGAAFVLACWQRGTGERSVQRLVVSGWLALTGATLAMLLLRGSYTGSGKVGDIFDLSLLSDVLQTKTGAALVSRLLLLAAGALFIAVLFGAYEKREDDEEKGDLTFGLAIGGFVVAAGLAATWAMAEHASTGIQTGISMPVDVLHLLAAAVWLGGLSTLLVALYRAPSIEPAVVRRFSRIAFGSVAVLAATGIYQSWRQLGSWSAFTGTSYGQLLLVKIGLVVVLVGIAWISRRWTAQLSQAPAAKAVKSSAATPAKATAKTPAKVSAKTSAKAAAKTSAKTSAPTSERSEDENRETEDEKESAATPAGSGDGKRATQLARQRAAVATAREKRRRDADPLRSGLRRSVLAEAGVAVVLLAVTTVLTSTEPGRTVEEAEAATAASSQEATGALAVDIPFDTGGKDGKGLARVEIDPARVGGNDMHVYVQRPNGKAFDIPEVKVSFTLKAKDIGPLPVVPDRIATGHWTATGVQIPMAGNWAIAVTVRTSDIDQVTVDKNAQIG; encoded by the coding sequence GTGAGCCAGACCATCGCTCCCCGAGTCCGGACGCTGCTGTTGCTGCTCCTCGCCGTCACCGGCGCGCTCCTCGCCGGGTCCGCGCCCGTCTCCGCGCACGCCGCCCTGACGGCGAGCGACCCCCAGCAGGGATCGGTGGTCAAGGAGGCGCCGGCCCAGGTGTCGCTCACCTTCTCCGAGGGTGTCGCGATGTCCGACGGATCGGTGCGCGTGCTCGACCCCAAGGGCAAGCGCGTCGACACCGGGAAGACCAGCGAGCAGGGCACGAACACGTACTCCGTGAAGCTGCACTCGGGCCTGCCGGACGGCACGTTCACCGTCACCTACCAGGTGGTGTCGGCGGACAGCCACCCCGTCTCCGGCGCCTTCACCTTCTCCATCGGGGCCCCCTCGACGACCTCCGTCTCCGTGTCCGACCAGGAGGCCGGCGGCGGAGTGGTGGGCGGGCTCTACGGCTTCGCGCGCTATCTCTCGTACGCGGGCTTCATCCTCCTCGTCGGCGGCGCGGCCTTCGTGCTGGCCTGCTGGCAGCGGGGCACCGGGGAGCGGTCGGTGCAGCGGCTGGTCGTCTCCGGGTGGCTCGCGCTGACCGGGGCCACGCTCGCCATGCTGCTGCTGCGCGGCTCGTACACCGGCTCCGGGAAGGTCGGGGACATCTTCGACCTGAGCCTGCTCAGCGATGTGCTGCAGACCAAGACGGGCGCGGCGCTGGTCTCGCGCCTGCTGCTGCTCGCGGCGGGCGCCCTGTTCATCGCCGTGCTCTTCGGAGCGTACGAAAAGCGCGAGGACGACGAGGAGAAGGGCGATCTGACCTTCGGGCTCGCCATCGGCGGGTTCGTCGTGGCGGCGGGTCTGGCCGCGACCTGGGCCATGGCCGAGCACGCCTCGACCGGTATCCAGACCGGGATCTCGATGCCCGTCGACGTGCTGCACCTGCTTGCCGCCGCCGTCTGGCTGGGCGGCCTGTCGACGCTGCTCGTGGCGCTCTACCGCGCGCCGTCCATCGAGCCGGCCGTAGTACGCCGCTTCTCCCGCATCGCGTTCGGCAGCGTGGCCGTGCTGGCCGCGACGGGCATCTACCAGTCGTGGCGGCAGCTCGGCTCCTGGTCCGCGTTCACCGGGACCTCGTACGGGCAGCTGCTGCTCGTCAAGATCGGCCTGGTGGTCGTCCTCGTCGGCATCGCGTGGATATCGCGGCGCTGGACGGCGCAGCTGTCGCAGGCACCGGCCGCGAAGGCTGTGAAGAGCTCGGCGGCCACGCCGGCGAAGGCCACCGCGAAGACGCCTGCCAAGGTCTCGGCCAAGACTTCGGCAAAGGCTGCAGCGAAGACATCGGCGAAGACCTCCGCCCCGACCTCGGAGCGGTCGGAGGACGAGAACCGCGAGACCGAGGACGAGAAGGAGTCGGCCGCCACGCCCGCGGGCAGCGGCGACGGCAAGCGGGCCACCCAACTGGCCCGGCAGCGGGCAGCGGTGGCCACCGCGCGCGAGAAGCGCCGGCGTGACGCCGATCCGCTCCGCTCGGGTCTGCGCCGCTCGGTGCTCGCCGAGGCGGGCGTCGCGGTGGTCCTGCTGGCCGTCACCACCGTGCTGACGTCCACCGAACCCGGACGCACGGTGGAGGAGGCCGAGGCCGCCACCGCCGCCAGCTCGCAGGAGGCCACCGGAGCACTGGCCGTGGACATCCCGTTCGACACCGGAGGCAAGGACGGCAAGGGCCTCGCGCGCGTCGAGATCGACCCGGCCCGCGTCGGCGGCAACGACATGCACGTCTACGTACAGCGGCCGAACGGCAAGGCCTTCGACATCCCCGAGGTCAAGGTCTCCTTCACCCTGAAGGCGAAGGACATCGGGCCGCTGCCCGTGGTCCCCGACCGGATCGCCACCGGACACTGGACGGCGACCGGGGTACAGATCCCGATGGCGGGCAACTGGGCGATCGCGGTGACGGTGCGGACCTCCGACATCGACCAGGTGACCGTGGACAAGAACGCGCAGATCGGCTGA